One genomic window of Salvelinus alpinus chromosome 9, SLU_Salpinus.1, whole genome shotgun sequence includes the following:
- the LOC139584617 gene encoding selenide, water dikinase 1-like codes for MSVRESFNPESYELDKSFRLTRFTELKGTGCKVPQDVLQKLLEALQENHYQEDEQFLGAVMPRLGIGMDTCVIPLRHGGLSLVQTTDYIYPIVDDPYMMGRIACANVLSDLYAMGVTECDNMLMLLGISNKLSEKERDKVMPLIIQGFKDASEEAGTSVTGGQTVLNPWVVLGGVATTVCQPNEFIMPDNAVPGDVLILTKPLGTQVAVAVHQWLDIPDKWNKIKLVVTQEDVELAYQEAMMNMARLNRTAAGLMHTFNAHAATDITGFGILGHAQTLARQQRSEVSFVIHNLPVLAKMAAVSKACGNMFGLMHGTCPETSGGLLICLPREQAARFCAEIKSPKYGEGHQAWIIGIVEKGNRTARIIDKPRIIEVAPQLSTQNVNPTPGATS; via the exons ATGTCTGTCAGAGAGTCGTTTAACCCAGAGAGCTACGAGCTAGACAAGAGCTTCAGACTCACACGCTTCACTGAGCTCAAAGGAACAGGCTGCAAG GTACCCCAGGATGTGCTACAGAAGCTTCTAGAAGCCTTGCAGGAGAACCACTATCAGGAGGATGAACAGTTCCTTGGAGCCGTCATGCCCAGACTtg GCATTGGTATGGACACCTGTGTCATCCCCCTCAGGCACGGGGGCCTTTCTCTAGTCCAGACGACAGACTACATCTACCCCATAGTGGACGACCCCTATATGATG GGGCGAATTGCGTGTGCCAATGTTCTAAGTGACCTGTACGCCATGGGAGTGACGGAATGTGACAACATGTTGATGCTGCTGGGGATCAGTAACAAACTGTCAGAAAAG GAGCGGGACAAGGTGATGCCTCTGATCATCCAGGGGTTCAAAGATGCGTCGGAGGAAGCAGGCACGTCTGTTACGGGGGGACAGACGGTTCTTAACCCCTGGGTGGTCCTGGGGGGGGTGGCCACCACGGTCTGTCAACCCAATGAGTTCATCAT GCCAGACAACGCAGTGCCAGGAGATGTGTTGATTCTCACCAAACCTCTTGGGACTCAGGTGGCTGTGGCGGTACACCAGTGGCTGGACATT CCTGACAAGTGGAATAAGATCAAGCTGGTGGTGACTCAGGAGGATGTAGAGCTGGCTTATCAGGAAGCTATGATGAACATGGCCCGGCTCAACAGGACAG CTGCAGGTCTGATGCACACCTTCAACGCTCACGCCGCCACTGACATCACTGGCTTCGGGATTCTGGGCCACGCCCAGACATTGGCACGGCAACAGCGTAGCGAGGTCTCATTCGTCATTCACAACCTCCCTGTGCTCGCCAAGATGGCCGCTGTGTCCAAGGCCTGCGGGAACATGTTCGGACTCATGCACGGCACCTGCCCCGAGACATCAG ggGGTCTGTTGATCTGTCTTCCCAGGGAGCAGGCAGCTCGTTTCTGTGCTGAGATCAAATCTCCTAAATACGGCGAGGGCCACCAGGCCTGGATCATCGGCATTGTGGAGAAGGGCAACCGCACCGCCCGCATCATCGACAAACCACGAATCATCGAGGTCGCTCCTCAGCTCTCCACACAGAATGTCAACCCCACACCCGGTGCAACCTCGTAA